GATTGAACACACGCGCGATGAAGCGCCGCCGCCAGTTTACGATTTTCAACCTGATAATTTTCCGTCAAATGAATCGCCGTCAGTCCATTCCTGAAATGCGGCTCTTCTTGTTGTAAATCACTTTCGCTGAGCCATCGCGCCGGAATACGCAATTCATTCAGCCATTCCAACACGTTTTCCGGAGAAACGCCGCTTGGAAATATTTTTAAAATACCTTCCTTCCTGAATTCACAAGATAAACCGCTGACATTTTCAATCCGGTATAAATAGGATTCAAACAACTGTTGGCTGTGACGGCATAATTCAAAAAATAGCCGGTGAATCGGTGTAGCGAGTGATAGATCTTTTTGGGAAAGTAATTGCGGCTCCAACATTCCCACCGAAGCCCAGGATGCTTCTTTACCGGTTTCGTTTTTATCGAAAAGCGTAATGTCCAGATGCGGGTCACGGGATTTTAATTCAAAGGCTATAGCCAAGCCGATAACACCGCCACCGATGACCGCAATATCGTAACGTTTCAAGAAAAACTCCGTTAAAAAAAGCCCTCGCAATATATCGATACCAACCCCTAAAAGCAAGTTATACACTCCTCTCCAAACAGGCCATAAATGCGGACAAACCATATGGAACTATTGATATTAAGCTTGATATTCAATCTCTCATCTTATATATTCACTGCGCGGTTCAACCCCTACTTACTTGCACTACAATAGATACATCATTTTCAAAAACCACGATCACTCATAACACGTTATAATAAGCCTATTTCAAGGAGGGAGTTTTGGAACTAAAGAAGCTCGGCAGGTACGAAATCAATGAAGTTCTCGGTCAGGGCGCCATGGGCATCGTATACAAAGGCGTCGATCCAAAAATCGGACGAACAGTTGCTCTCAAAACGCTTAAGACAACCAGTGAAATTCCTGAACAACAATTAGCTGAATTTAAACGTCGTTTTTCTCAGGAGGCTCAGTCCGCCGGACGCCTGACGCATCCAAATATTGTCACAATTTATGACGTCGGCGAAGAAGAGGGTCTGGCTTATATTGCGATGGAATTCATCAAAGGTAAGCCGCTCGACGATCTGATCGCTCAAAAACATCCTTTGTCCGTTGACCAGATCGTCAAGATCATGGTACAGATTTGCGACGGGCTCGGCTATGCTCACAAAAACGGAGTAATCCATCGCGACATCAAACCTGCCAATATCATACTCACCGATGATCAAGTTGCTAAAATTACCGATTTCGGCATTGCCAAAATTTCCTCCAATTCCGCCACACAAACCGGTTTGGTCGTCGGTACGCCGAGTTACATGTCTCCCGAACAAATTACCGGAAAACCCATTGATAATCGTTCTGATATTTTTTCTCTCGGCGCAGTATTTTATGAATTATTGACCTACGAAAAAGCATTTCCCGGTGACAACATTACAACCGTCATGTACCGTGTGGTTCACGAAAACCCTACTCCCATTAATATCGTCAATATGATGGTTCCCACGGCTTTCGGACAAATCATTCAGAAGTCCATGGCCAAAAATCCGAACGACCGTTATCCCGATGCGGAATCCTTAGGTAAAGATATTCAAAATTACAAAACGGTGGCTACTGAGCAAATGGGTGCGACGCAAGTTTTGCGTACCGGTGACATGCAGGCGACAATGGTTATGTCCGGCGACGCCGATATGGCCAAAACAACCGTTTTCTCCGGACAAACAATGTCCGAGGCGGCAAAACCCGAAAAGAAAAAGACCGGATTGATTATTACTGCGATCGTGGCTGTTGCCGTCATCATAGGCGGATGGTTTATTTTCGGTAAGAAAAGCGGCGCAAATGATTCGACTTCAAACGCTGTCAAAGGCACCGCTTCGCTTACACTTACGTTAAATGCGCTCGAAGGTGTTGTACAATTTGACACGCTTCAACTCAAAGCTCAAAACGGTAAAGTTGACATCAGCGGCATTTCGGCAGCCGAGCATGAATTGACCATCAAGCATGACGGCTACCAGGATTTTAAAACGAAATTGCTTTTTGCCGAAAACGAACAAAAAAAATTCAACGTCGATCTCAAACTGTCCCCGACCGTATTCCCGGAAGGCGTCGACACGGCGTACATTACGGTTGATTCAAAACCGGAAGTCATTAAAGTTCTCACCAATACCGGTAAATTTATCGGTTACACGCCCATTCAGAAAATGGCGTTCCCGACCGGTAAACATACGCTTGTTTTTTCGCGCGAAAACTATATCAGTGAAGTCACCGATATTGATCTGAAAAAAGGAAAAGAACAAAAATTATCGCCGGCGCTGGATTTCAAAAAAGGCGGCGTATCGGTTACTGATGTCACGCCCAAGACGATTCAACTATTGGTCAATGAAATTGCCTTCAAACCCGAAAAAGACGGTACCACGTACCTTCTGCCGGTTGGAAAACAAAATATCGTCATCAAGGCCGACGGTTTCAAAACTTACGAACAGGAAGTTGAGATCAAAGAAAAAGAAACCGTCAAAATTACCGCAACACTGGAGCAACTCTTCGGCAAACTTT
This bacterium DNA region includes the following protein-coding sequences:
- a CDS encoding PEGA domain-containing protein, producing MELKKLGRYEINEVLGQGAMGIVYKGVDPKIGRTVALKTLKTTSEIPEQQLAEFKRRFSQEAQSAGRLTHPNIVTIYDVGEEEGLAYIAMEFIKGKPLDDLIAQKHPLSVDQIVKIMVQICDGLGYAHKNGVIHRDIKPANIILTDDQVAKITDFGIAKISSNSATQTGLVVGTPSYMSPEQITGKPIDNRSDIFSLGAVFYELLTYEKAFPGDNITTVMYRVVHENPTPINIVNMMVPTAFGQIIQKSMAKNPNDRYPDAESLGKDIQNYKTVATEQMGATQVLRTGDMQATMVMSGDADMAKTTVFSGQTMSEAAKPEKKKTGLIITAIVAVAVIIGGWFIFGKKSGANDSTSNAVKGTASLTLTLNALEGVVQFDTLQLKAQNGKVDISGISAAEHELTIKHDGYQDFKTKLLFAENEQKKFNVDLKLSPTVFPEGVDTAYITVDSKPEVIKVLTNTGKFIGYTPIQKMAFPTGKHTLVFSRENYISEVTDIDLKKGKEQKLSPALDFKKGGVSVTDVTPKTIQLLVNEIAFKPEKDGTTYLLPVGKQNIVIKADGFKTYEQEVEIKEKETVKITATLEQLFGKLSVTSDPSGADVFIDGKNAGKTPLNLDKIPAGTREIKVQKGALLSIRKVAVNDAQESKADFKLAAAVGFVKLLVNPWANVFIDGKNMGVTPPLDNLELKPGTYKIKIENPAFKPVTKTITVTAGGTATLQHDFK